The following coding sequences are from one Granulicella arctica window:
- a CDS encoding aldo/keto reductase family oxidoreductase has translation MTQQTNLGGTVTLPGSSITVNRMGYGAMQLAGPQVWGPPRDVDGAVAVLREAIEAGVDHVDTSDFYGPHVTNQIIKQALHPYPDGLTIVTKIGARRGEDKSWIHALSPKELTDGIHDNLRNLGLDALDVVNLRVGGITGPSEGSIEEPLTVLADLKRQGLIRHLGLSNISPKQLVEAQTITEIVCIQNLYNVAQRSDDGFIDDLAKQGIPYVPFFPLGGFTPLQSSALDAAAASLQSTPMQVALAWLLQRSPNILLIPGTSSVGHLRENLKAATLRIPSEVIAKLDAIGGGSGQ, from the coding sequence ATGACGCAACAGACCAACCTTGGCGGCACCGTTACACTACCCGGCAGCTCGATCACCGTAAACCGCATGGGCTATGGCGCAATGCAACTTGCAGGTCCGCAGGTGTGGGGACCACCTCGTGATGTTGATGGTGCCGTTGCTGTACTGCGTGAGGCCATTGAGGCTGGCGTGGACCACGTCGATACCAGCGATTTTTACGGCCCACATGTAACCAACCAGATCATCAAGCAGGCGCTTCATCCATATCCAGACGGCCTGACGATTGTCACCAAGATAGGAGCTCGCCGGGGCGAAGACAAGTCCTGGATTCATGCTCTTTCGCCCAAGGAACTGACCGATGGCATCCACGATAACCTTCGAAACCTTGGGCTCGACGCTTTGGATGTCGTCAATCTTCGGGTCGGAGGCATCACGGGGCCATCGGAGGGGTCCATCGAAGAACCTCTGACCGTGCTAGCCGACCTCAAACGTCAAGGGCTGATTCGCCATCTCGGCCTGAGTAATATCAGTCCTAAGCAGTTGGTAGAGGCTCAGACCATTACGGAGATCGTCTGCATTCAAAACCTGTATAACGTGGCACAAAGAAGCGACGATGGCTTCATCGATGACCTCGCCAAACAAGGCATACCCTATGTGCCGTTCTTCCCACTGGGAGGATTTACGCCGTTACAGTCGTCTGCGCTCGACGCAGCAGCCGCGTCACTACAGTCGACGCCAATGCAGGTAGCGCTTGCGTGGCTTCTTCAGCGCTCGCCCAACATCCTTCTGATCCCCGGCACATCGTCCGTGGGACATCTTCGTGAGAATCTCAAAGCTGCAACACTACGGATCCCTTCCGAAGTAATCGCCAAGCTTGATGCAATCGGCGGAGGTTCTGGTCAGTGA
- a CDS encoding glycoside hydrolase family 30 beta sandwich domain-containing protein, with translation MPVTARAQGIAYVDFGSSVQTIRGFGGSTAWMPELTTDQANALFSNGDNQQMGLSILRVRIDPGGSANWSTELANAQEAQARGASIIATPWTPPASMKSNDSTIGGTLNTGSYAAYATYLNSFATYMSNGGVSLYGISMQNEPDASVTYESCGWTGAQMDTWVADNASVLTTKLIMPESESFNASYSDPALDDSNAVGHISIVAGHLYGTSPTYYTNAKNKGKDVWMTEHYLTGTGISGALALAKEIHDSMTVADYNAYLWWWVTNWAAESYSNGLVDANNNVTLNGYAMGQYAKFVRPGYVRSNATYNPTTNIYVSAYKGSGHYVIVALNLGTSAVSQPFTIQNESVTSLIPYETSASESMTQLSTVGVSNDTFTYTLPAQSITTFVH, from the coding sequence ATGCCCGTTACAGCGAGGGCGCAGGGCATCGCATATGTGGATTTTGGCTCTTCAGTGCAGACTATTCGCGGCTTTGGTGGCTCGACGGCATGGATGCCAGAGTTAACGACTGACCAAGCAAATGCTCTCTTCAGCAATGGAGACAATCAGCAGATGGGCCTCAGCATCCTGCGCGTCCGTATCGATCCAGGCGGCTCCGCGAACTGGTCCACAGAACTCGCCAATGCTCAGGAGGCTCAGGCTCGCGGTGCAAGCATCATCGCAACACCCTGGACTCCCCCTGCCTCCATGAAGAGCAACGATAGTACCATCGGCGGCACACTGAACACTGGCAGCTATGCCGCATATGCCACTTATCTCAATAGCTTTGCTACGTACATGTCGAATGGAGGCGTCAGCCTGTACGGCATCTCGATGCAGAACGAACCTGACGCAAGCGTCACCTATGAATCCTGTGGTTGGACCGGAGCACAGATGGACACATGGGTGGCCGATAATGCATCAGTGCTTACCACGAAACTCATCATGCCTGAGTCGGAGAGCTTTAACGCCAGTTACTCCGATCCCGCCCTAGATGATTCGAATGCCGTCGGCCACATCTCGATTGTTGCCGGACACCTGTATGGCACCTCGCCGACCTACTACACCAACGCCAAGAACAAGGGCAAGGATGTATGGATGACCGAACATTATTTGACGGGAACCGGAATTTCCGGCGCGCTTGCACTGGCTAAAGAGATCCACGACTCAATGACGGTGGCCGACTACAACGCCTATCTCTGGTGGTGGGTCACCAACTGGGCTGCCGAAAGTTACAGCAACGGCCTGGTAGACGCCAATAATAATGTCACCCTCAACGGATATGCGATGGGCCAATATGCCAAGTTTGTGCGGCCGGGCTATGTGCGCTCCAACGCTACCTACAATCCCACCACAAATATCTATGTCTCAGCTTACAAGGGCAGCGGGCACTACGTGATCGTAGCGCTCAACCTGGGAACCTCTGCTGTGAGCCAACCCTTCACTATTCAGAATGAGTCGGTGACCAGCCTGATCCCGTACGAAACCTCCGCCAGCGAGAGCATGACGCAACTAAGCACAGTGGGTGTTTCGAATGATACGTTCACTTATACTTTGCCAGCACAGAGCATCACCACTTTTGTACATTGA